A single region of the Ornithorhynchus anatinus isolate Pmale09 chromosome 6, mOrnAna1.pri.v4, whole genome shotgun sequence genome encodes:
- the SUV39H1 gene encoding histone-lysine N-methyltransferase SUV39H1 isoform X3: MAENLKACMVCCKSSWSQLQDLCRLEKVSCTSLGISRKNLCDFEVEYLCDYKKIREQEFYLVKWRGYPDSESTWEPRKNLKCVHILKQFHKDLEREVVRRHGKLKNLRQLDQGLAGFLVQKAKQRRALRRWERELNAKRNHRGRITVENEVDLDGPPRDFVYINEYKVGEGITLNEVAVGCECSDCLAAPAEGCCPGASLNKFAYNDQGQVKLKAGMPIYECNSRCRCGYECPNRVVQKGIRYNLCIFRTANGRGWGVRTLEKIRKNSFVMEYVGECDPNLQVYNVFIDNLDERLPRIAFFATRTIRVGEELTFDYNMQVDPVDAESTRMDSNFGLAGLTGSPKKRVRIECKCGTESCRKYLF; encoded by the exons ATGGCGGAAAATTTAAAAG cGTGCATGGTCTGCTGCAAATCATCCTGGAGCCAGCTGCAGGACCTCTGCCGCCTGGAGAAGGTGTCCTGCACTTCCTTGGGCATCTCCAGGAAgaacctgtgtgactttgaggtgGAATACCTGTGTGACTACAAGAAGATCCGG GAGCAGGAGTTCTACCTGGTGAAATGGCGGGGCTACCCTGATTCGGAGAGCACCTGGGAACCGCGCAAGAACCTCAAATGTGTGCACATCCTGAAGCAGTTTCATAAGGACCTGGAGAGGGAGGTCGTGCGGCGGCACGGCAAGCTGAAGAACCTGCGGCAGCTGGACCAGGGCCTGGCCGGCTTCCTGGTGCAGAAGGCCAAGCAGCGGCGGGCCCTGCGGCGCTGGGAGCGGGAACTCAATGCCAAGCGCAACCACCGGGGCCGCATCACGGTGGAAAACGAGGTCGACCTGGACGGGCCGCCCCGAGACTTTGTGTACATCAACGAGTACAAGGTGGGAGAGGGCATCACCCTCAACGAGGTGGCCGTGGGCTGCGAGTGTAGCGACTGCCTGGCCGCCCCCGCCGAAGGCTGCTGCCCCGGGGCCTCGCTCAACAAGTTCGCCTACAACGACCAGGGCCAGGTGAAACTCAAGGCCGGCATGCCCATCTACGAGTGCAATTCCCGCTGCCGCTGCGGCTACGAGTGCCCCAAccgggtggtgcagaagggcatCCGCTACAACCTCTGCATCTTCCGCACAGCCAACGGGCGCGGCTGGGGAGTCCGGACCTTGGAGAAAATCAGGAAAAACAGTTTCGTGATGGAGTACGTGGGCGAG TGCGACCCCAACCTCCAAGTGTACAACGTCTTCATCGACAACCTGGACGAGCGGCTGCCTCGCATCGCCTTCTTTGCTACGCGAACCATCCGGGTAGGGGAGGAGCTCACCTTCGACTACAACATGCAAG tgGACCCCGTGGATGCCGAGAGCACCCGCATGGACTCTAACTTTGGGCTGGCCGGTCTCACTGGCTCACCCAAGAAGCGGGTCCGGATCGAATGCAAATGTGGCACCGAGTCTTGCCGGAAGTACCTTTTCTAG
- the SUV39H1 gene encoding histone-lysine N-methyltransferase SUV39H1 isoform X1 produces MAENLKACMVCCKSSWSQLQDLCRLEKVSCTSLGISRKNLCDFEVEYLCDYKKIREQEFYLVKWRGYPDSESTWEPRKNLKCVHILKQFHKDLEREVVRRHGKLKNLRQLDQGLAGFLVQKAKQRRALRRWERELNAKRNHRGRITVENEVDLDGPPRDFVYINEYKVGEGITLNEVAVGCECSDCLAAPAEGCCPGASLNKFAYNDQGQVKLKAGMPIYECNSRCRCGYECPNRVVQKGIRYNLCIFRTANGRGWGVRTLEKIRKNSFVMEYVGEIITSEEAERRGQIYDRQGATYLFDLDYVEDVYTVDAAYYGNISHFVNHSCDPNLQVYNVFIDNLDERLPRIAFFATRTIRVGEELTFDYNMQVDPVDAESTRMDSNFGLAGLTGSPKKRVRIECKCGTESCRKYLF; encoded by the exons ATGGCGGAAAATTTAAAAG cGTGCATGGTCTGCTGCAAATCATCCTGGAGCCAGCTGCAGGACCTCTGCCGCCTGGAGAAGGTGTCCTGCACTTCCTTGGGCATCTCCAGGAAgaacctgtgtgactttgaggtgGAATACCTGTGTGACTACAAGAAGATCCGG GAGCAGGAGTTCTACCTGGTGAAATGGCGGGGCTACCCTGATTCGGAGAGCACCTGGGAACCGCGCAAGAACCTCAAATGTGTGCACATCCTGAAGCAGTTTCATAAGGACCTGGAGAGGGAGGTCGTGCGGCGGCACGGCAAGCTGAAGAACCTGCGGCAGCTGGACCAGGGCCTGGCCGGCTTCCTGGTGCAGAAGGCCAAGCAGCGGCGGGCCCTGCGGCGCTGGGAGCGGGAACTCAATGCCAAGCGCAACCACCGGGGCCGCATCACGGTGGAAAACGAGGTCGACCTGGACGGGCCGCCCCGAGACTTTGTGTACATCAACGAGTACAAGGTGGGAGAGGGCATCACCCTCAACGAGGTGGCCGTGGGCTGCGAGTGTAGCGACTGCCTGGCCGCCCCCGCCGAAGGCTGCTGCCCCGGGGCCTCGCTCAACAAGTTCGCCTACAACGACCAGGGCCAGGTGAAACTCAAGGCCGGCATGCCCATCTACGAGTGCAATTCCCGCTGCCGCTGCGGCTACGAGTGCCCCAAccgggtggtgcagaagggcatCCGCTACAACCTCTGCATCTTCCGCACAGCCAACGGGCGCGGCTGGGGAGTCCGGACCTTGGAGAAAATCAGGAAAAACAGTTTCGTGATGGAGTACGTGGGCGAG ATCATCACATCAGAGGAGGCGGAGCGGCGGGGTCAGATCTACGACCGACAGGGGGCGACCTACCTTTTTGACCTGGACTATGTGGAGGACGTGTATACCGTGGACGCCGCCTACTATGGCAACATCTCTCACTTCGTCAACCACAGT TGCGACCCCAACCTCCAAGTGTACAACGTCTTCATCGACAACCTGGACGAGCGGCTGCCTCGCATCGCCTTCTTTGCTACGCGAACCATCCGGGTAGGGGAGGAGCTCACCTTCGACTACAACATGCAAG tgGACCCCGTGGATGCCGAGAGCACCCGCATGGACTCTAACTTTGGGCTGGCCGGTCTCACTGGCTCACCCAAGAAGCGGGTCCGGATCGAATGCAAATGTGGCACCGAGTCTTGCCGGAAGTACCTTTTCTAG
- the SUV39H1 gene encoding histone-lysine N-methyltransferase SUV39H1 isoform X2 translates to MVCCKSSWSQLQDLCRLEKVSCTSLGISRKNLCDFEVEYLCDYKKIREQEFYLVKWRGYPDSESTWEPRKNLKCVHILKQFHKDLEREVVRRHGKLKNLRQLDQGLAGFLVQKAKQRRALRRWERELNAKRNHRGRITVENEVDLDGPPRDFVYINEYKVGEGITLNEVAVGCECSDCLAAPAEGCCPGASLNKFAYNDQGQVKLKAGMPIYECNSRCRCGYECPNRVVQKGIRYNLCIFRTANGRGWGVRTLEKIRKNSFVMEYVGEIITSEEAERRGQIYDRQGATYLFDLDYVEDVYTVDAAYYGNISHFVNHSCDPNLQVYNVFIDNLDERLPRIAFFATRTIRVGEELTFDYNMQVDPVDAESTRMDSNFGLAGLTGSPKKRVRIECKCGTESCRKYLF, encoded by the exons ATGGTCTGCTGCAAATCATCCTGGAGCCAGCTGCAGGACCTCTGCCGCCTGGAGAAGGTGTCCTGCACTTCCTTGGGCATCTCCAGGAAgaacctgtgtgactttgaggtgGAATACCTGTGTGACTACAAGAAGATCCGG GAGCAGGAGTTCTACCTGGTGAAATGGCGGGGCTACCCTGATTCGGAGAGCACCTGGGAACCGCGCAAGAACCTCAAATGTGTGCACATCCTGAAGCAGTTTCATAAGGACCTGGAGAGGGAGGTCGTGCGGCGGCACGGCAAGCTGAAGAACCTGCGGCAGCTGGACCAGGGCCTGGCCGGCTTCCTGGTGCAGAAGGCCAAGCAGCGGCGGGCCCTGCGGCGCTGGGAGCGGGAACTCAATGCCAAGCGCAACCACCGGGGCCGCATCACGGTGGAAAACGAGGTCGACCTGGACGGGCCGCCCCGAGACTTTGTGTACATCAACGAGTACAAGGTGGGAGAGGGCATCACCCTCAACGAGGTGGCCGTGGGCTGCGAGTGTAGCGACTGCCTGGCCGCCCCCGCCGAAGGCTGCTGCCCCGGGGCCTCGCTCAACAAGTTCGCCTACAACGACCAGGGCCAGGTGAAACTCAAGGCCGGCATGCCCATCTACGAGTGCAATTCCCGCTGCCGCTGCGGCTACGAGTGCCCCAAccgggtggtgcagaagggcatCCGCTACAACCTCTGCATCTTCCGCACAGCCAACGGGCGCGGCTGGGGAGTCCGGACCTTGGAGAAAATCAGGAAAAACAGTTTCGTGATGGAGTACGTGGGCGAG ATCATCACATCAGAGGAGGCGGAGCGGCGGGGTCAGATCTACGACCGACAGGGGGCGACCTACCTTTTTGACCTGGACTATGTGGAGGACGTGTATACCGTGGACGCCGCCTACTATGGCAACATCTCTCACTTCGTCAACCACAGT TGCGACCCCAACCTCCAAGTGTACAACGTCTTCATCGACAACCTGGACGAGCGGCTGCCTCGCATCGCCTTCTTTGCTACGCGAACCATCCGGGTAGGGGAGGAGCTCACCTTCGACTACAACATGCAAG tgGACCCCGTGGATGCCGAGAGCACCCGCATGGACTCTAACTTTGGGCTGGCCGGTCTCACTGGCTCACCCAAGAAGCGGGTCCGGATCGAATGCAAATGTGGCACCGAGTCTTGCCGGAAGTACCTTTTCTAG